From Candidatus Eisenbacteria bacterium, the proteins below share one genomic window:
- a CDS encoding HAD-IC family P-type ATPase → MQTHAKARPLFDPEIVRGAIAASFAKLDPRHQVKNPVMFVVLVGSVLTTGLFVQALGGHGEAPAGFILAVSLWLWFTVLFANFAEAMAEGRGKAQAENLRKARRETAARKLAGLPGNGSFDPRRVRTSSVTSGSLRKGDLVLVEAGEFIPSDGEIVVGIASVDESAITGESAPVIREAGGDRNAVTGGTRVLSDWIVVRITTDPGETFLDRMIAMVEGAKRQKTPNEIALNILLAALTIIFLLATVTLLPFSIYSVNEVGQGTPVTMTVLAALLVCLIPTTIGGLLSAIGIAGMDRMIQANVIAMSGRAVEAAGDVDVLLLDKTGTITL, encoded by the coding sequence ATGCAGACTCACGCCAAGGCCCGTCCCCTCTTCGATCCCGAGATCGTGCGCGGCGCCATCGCGGCGTCGTTCGCGAAGCTCGACCCGCGCCACCAGGTGAAGAACCCCGTCATGTTCGTGGTCCTCGTGGGCAGCGTGCTCACGACGGGACTCTTCGTGCAGGCGCTGGGTGGTCACGGCGAGGCGCCCGCCGGATTCATCCTTGCGGTCTCGCTCTGGCTCTGGTTCACCGTGCTCTTCGCCAACTTCGCCGAGGCGATGGCCGAGGGTCGTGGCAAGGCGCAGGCCGAAAATCTCCGCAAGGCCCGGCGCGAGACGGCCGCCCGGAAGCTCGCCGGTCTTCCCGGCAACGGCTCCTTCGATCCGCGACGCGTGCGAACCAGCTCCGTGACGAGCGGCAGCCTCCGCAAGGGCGATCTCGTCCTGGTCGAGGCGGGCGAGTTCATCCCAAGCGACGGCGAGATCGTCGTCGGGATCGCTTCGGTCGACGAGAGCGCGATCACGGGCGAGAGCGCGCCCGTCATCCGCGAGGCCGGTGGCGATCGCAACGCGGTTACCGGCGGCACGCGCGTCCTCTCCGACTGGATCGTGGTGCGTATCACGACCGATCCGGGCGAGACGTTCCTCGATCGCATGATCGCGATGGTCGAGGGCGCAAAGCGGCAGAAGACGCCGAACGAAATCGCCCTCAACATCCTGCTGGCCGCCCTCACCATCATCTTCCTGCTGGCCACCGTCACCCTGCTGCCGTTCTCGATCTACAGCGTGAACGAGGTCGGCCAGGGCACACCGGTGACCATGACGGTGCTCGCGGCTCTCCTCGTCTGCCTCATCCCGACCACCATCGGCGGCCTCCTCTCCGCCATCGGGATCGCCGGGATGGATCGCATGATCCAGGCGAACGTCATCGCGATGTCGGGCCGCGCCGTCGAGGCGGCCGGCGACGTCGACGTCCTGCTGCTCGACAAGACCGGCACGATCACCCT
- the kdpA gene encoding potassium-transporting ATPase subunit KdpA, with amino-acid sequence MTANAALQIVIYFVVLLALVKPLGGYMARVYEGQRTLLDPVLRPIERLVYRVCGVHPDEGMTWKTYAIAMLLFNAIGVLFVYALQRLQGVLPVNPQTFGAVSPDSSFNTATSFATNTNWQGYGGESTMSYLTQMLGLTVQNFVSAATAMAILVALIRGFRSALTKEIGNFWVDLTRSVVYILLPLSLVLALLLVSQGAVQNFRAYETATLAQPTTVTTPVKDADGNPVLDDQGQPKTETSPVTEQTLPMGPAASQIAIKQMGTNGGGFFNVNSTHPYENPTPLSNFFEMLSILLIGAALCYTFGQMVGDRRQGWALLAAMTIMFVGFLAVCVWAEYQGNPRITALGVDAVASNLQPGGNMEGKEVRFGVANSALWATATTAASNGSVNAMHDSFTPLGGLVPLFLIQLGEVIFGGVGCGLYGMLVFAIIAVFVAGLMVGRTPEYLGKKIEAYEMKMASLIILIPPLLILPLTALGVTTAAGLAGRANTGAHGLSEILYAFSSMAGNNGSAFAGLSANVPFYNALGGIEMLITRYWLAIPTLAIAGSLAQKKRVPAGPGTLPTHTPLFVVMLIGVVIIVGALTFIPALALGPIVEHLMLTA; translated from the coding sequence ATGACCGCAAACGCCGCCCTACAGATCGTGATCTACTTCGTCGTCCTTCTCGCGCTCGTGAAGCCGCTTGGCGGTTACATGGCGCGCGTCTACGAAGGCCAGCGGACGCTTCTCGACCCAGTACTGCGCCCGATCGAGCGGCTCGTCTACCGAGTGTGCGGTGTCCATCCGGACGAAGGCATGACGTGGAAAACGTACGCGATCGCGATGCTCCTCTTCAACGCGATCGGCGTGCTGTTCGTCTACGCGCTGCAGCGCTTGCAGGGCGTGCTGCCGGTCAATCCGCAGACCTTCGGCGCCGTATCGCCCGACTCCTCGTTCAACACCGCGACCAGCTTCGCGACCAACACGAACTGGCAGGGGTACGGCGGCGAATCCACGATGAGCTACTTGACCCAGATGCTCGGCCTGACGGTGCAGAACTTCGTCTCCGCCGCGACCGCCATGGCGATCCTCGTCGCACTGATCCGCGGGTTTCGCAGCGCGTTGACGAAGGAGATCGGCAACTTCTGGGTCGATCTCACGCGCAGCGTCGTCTACATCCTGCTGCCGCTCTCGCTGGTGCTCGCCCTCCTCCTGGTATCGCAAGGTGCGGTGCAGAACTTCAGGGCCTACGAGACGGCGACGCTCGCGCAGCCGACGACGGTGACGACCCCCGTGAAGGACGCCGACGGCAATCCCGTCCTCGACGACCAGGGACAGCCGAAGACCGAGACCTCGCCCGTGACCGAGCAGACGCTCCCCATGGGCCCCGCCGCGTCGCAGATCGCGATCAAGCAGATGGGCACCAATGGTGGCGGCTTCTTCAACGTCAACTCCACCCACCCCTACGAGAACCCTACCCCGCTCTCGAACTTCTTCGAGATGCTGTCGATCCTGCTGATCGGCGCCGCCCTCTGCTACACCTTTGGGCAGATGGTCGGTGACCGGCGCCAGGGATGGGCGCTGCTCGCTGCCATGACGATCATGTTCGTCGGGTTCCTCGCCGTCTGCGTGTGGGCGGAGTATCAGGGGAACCCGAGGATCACTGCCCTCGGCGTGGACGCTGTCGCGAGCAATCTCCAGCCCGGCGGCAACATGGAGGGCAAGGAGGTCCGCTTCGGCGTCGCCAACTCCGCGCTCTGGGCTACCGCGACGACCGCCGCGTCGAACGGCTCCGTGAACGCGATGCACGACTCGTTCACGCCGCTCGGCGGCCTGGTGCCACTGTTCCTGATTCAGCTCGGGGAGGTCATCTTCGGCGGCGTCGGCTGCGGCCTCTACGGCATGCTCGTCTTCGCCATCATCGCCGTCTTCGTCGCCGGCCTCATGGTCGGACGGACGCCGGAGTACCTCGGCAAGAAGATCGAAGCCTACGAGATGAAGATGGCGTCGCTGATCATCCTGATACCACCACTCCTCATCCTCCCTCTCACGGCGCTCGGCGTCACGACCGCGGCCGGGCTCGCCGGGCGTGCGAACACCGGCGCGCATGGCTTGAGCGAAATTCTCTACGCGTTCAGCTCCATGGCGGGCAACAACGGGAGCGCGTTCGCCGGGTTGTCGGCGAACGTTCCGTTCTACAACGCGCTCGGCGGGATCGAGATGCTCATCACGCGCTATTGGCTCGCGATCCCGACACTCGCCATCGCCGGCTCCCTTGCGCAGAAGAAGCGTGTGCCGGCCGGCCCCGGGACGCTTCCGACCCACACGCCACTCTTCGTCGTCATGCTGATCGGCGTCGTCATCATCGTCGGGGCGCTCACCTTCATTCCCGCCCTCGCGCTCGGCCCGATCGTCGAGCACCTCATGTTGACTGCCTGA
- the kdpF gene encoding K(+)-transporting ATPase subunit F has product MPALYALGGVVTIGLFVYLFAALLKPEWF; this is encoded by the coding sequence ATGCCCGCGCTCTACGCCCTCGGCGGAGTCGTGACGATCGGACTGTTCGTCTACCTCTTCGCCGCACTACTCAAGCCGGAGTGGTTCTGA
- a CDS encoding sigma-54 dependent transcriptional regulator: MVPASLDRPRSRQWSQTASGPLGQAGHAILIIDADRRCRTMLATYLSSQGFDVHGADDSTHALALLAERQFDIVFAAAPESGAEDLSMLRALRQAHPDVVVVLMTARASVENAGGEMCAGAYDHLVKPLDLEHVRSLLERVFDLSRSPSGGAPRRALEPAFLQATSPAMQRVVATSRTVAASDVTVLITGEGGTGKSRLARTIHDWSPRRAGPFVAVPCATIDRDLSEMELSHQVRRARAGTLYLDDIGDLAPELQAKLLHLLGESSFERIDGNDATMAPGPPEPRLIAATKRDLEADVRTGRFREDLFYRLSVVSIALPPLRERCEDIPALTDHILQRLAQRHRRGVPECGPDVRQRLCDYEWPGNVRELENALERAVVLSGPGPITLAHLPGRLQSARGGTIDTAASAPSLKDLERDHVRRVLAESSTLGEAAARLGIDPSTLWRMRKRWGLE, translated from the coding sequence ATGGTGCCGGCGAGTCTCGACCGGCCGCGCTCTCGACAGTGGTCCCAAACCGCAAGCGGGCCACTGGGGCAAGCAGGGCACGCCATCCTGATCATCGACGCCGACCGGCGCTGTCGTACGATGCTCGCGACGTATCTGTCGAGCCAGGGCTTCGACGTGCACGGCGCTGACGACAGCACACATGCACTTGCGCTCCTGGCCGAGCGCCAGTTCGACATCGTGTTCGCCGCGGCCCCGGAGTCCGGCGCCGAGGACCTGTCGATGCTGCGAGCGCTCCGCCAGGCACATCCCGACGTCGTGGTCGTGCTGATGACGGCGCGCGCCAGCGTCGAGAACGCCGGCGGCGAGATGTGTGCGGGCGCCTACGATCATCTCGTGAAGCCCCTGGATTTGGAGCATGTCCGCTCGTTGCTCGAGCGGGTATTCGATCTGAGCCGTTCCCCATCCGGGGGGGCGCCGCGGCGGGCGCTGGAGCCGGCGTTCCTCCAAGCCACGAGCCCTGCCATGCAACGGGTGGTCGCCACGTCGCGAACGGTCGCCGCATCGGACGTGACCGTCCTGATCACCGGCGAAGGCGGCACCGGCAAGAGCCGGCTGGCGAGGACCATTCACGACTGGAGCCCGCGACGCGCGGGGCCCTTCGTCGCCGTTCCGTGCGCGACCATCGACCGGGATCTGAGCGAAATGGAGCTCTCCCACCAGGTGCGGCGCGCGCGCGCGGGCACCCTGTACCTCGACGACATCGGCGACCTCGCGCCCGAGCTGCAGGCGAAGCTTCTCCATCTCCTCGGCGAGTCGAGCTTCGAGCGGATCGATGGCAACGACGCCACGATGGCGCCCGGGCCGCCGGAGCCTCGCCTCATCGCCGCGACCAAGCGCGACCTCGAGGCCGACGTGCGCACGGGGCGCTTCCGAGAGGACCTGTTCTACCGGCTGAGCGTCGTGTCGATCGCGCTTCCTCCTCTGCGCGAGCGGTGCGAGGACATCCCGGCGCTCACCGATCACATTCTGCAGCGCCTCGCCCAACGGCATCGGCGCGGTGTGCCCGAGTGCGGACCGGACGTCAGACAGAGGCTCTGTGACTATGAGTGGCCGGGCAACGTGCGCGAGCTCGAGAACGCCCTCGAGCGCGCCGTCGTGTTGTCTGGTCCGGGACCGATCACCCTCGCGCACCTGCCGGGGCGGCTGCAATCGGCGCGCGGGGGGACGATCGACACTGCGGCGTCCGCTCCCTCGCTGAAGGACCTCGAGCGCGACCACGTCAGGCGCGTCCTCGCGGAATCGAGCACGTTGGGAGAAGCGGCCGCACGGCTCGGCATCGATCCGTCGACGCTCTGGCGCATGCGCAAGCGATGGGGGCTCGAGTGA
- a CDS encoding P-II family nitrogen regulator, with protein sequence MKKIEAMIKPHKLDDVRDSLIEAGVQGMTVLEIRGFGRQQGRTSYYRGTEYVADFVPKIKLEVFVSDDLVDAVVEVIETAARTDSIGDGKIFVLPVEDAVRIRTGEHGRTAIESVPVQPTRRVA encoded by the coding sequence ATGAAGAAGATCGAGGCGATGATCAAGCCGCACAAGCTCGACGACGTGAGGGACAGCCTGATCGAGGCCGGCGTGCAGGGAATGACCGTGCTCGAGATCCGAGGGTTCGGCCGGCAGCAGGGTAGGACCAGCTACTACCGCGGCACGGAGTACGTCGCCGACTTCGTTCCGAAGATCAAGCTCGAAGTCTTCGTCTCCGACGATCTCGTCGACGCGGTCGTCGAGGTGATCGAGACGGCGGCACGGACGGACAGCATCGGTGACGGGAAGATCTTCGTTCTGCCCGTCGAGGATGCCGTGCGCATTCGCACCGGAGAGCACGGCCGCACCGCAATCGAGTCGGTGCCGGTCCAGCCCACGCGCCGCGTCGCGTAG